One window from the genome of Candidatus Chlorohelix allophototropha encodes:
- a CDS encoding GAF domain-containing sensor histidine kinase — MLSIDRDNRDRKAAQLRAVMQVSRKINTTLDLEQLLIETVDLIKKTFDFDVVSVYLLDQYDRNYIFHTACSEADRANNNICLHAKRMHISQGMVGWVVRNEQTRLANDVSRDPYYIHCIDTQAELDMPLKVNDRCIGVLNIEQPHIDAFDPEDVPVLEILAEQIATAIDNARLHARAREAAVAEERNRLARELHDDTVQGLIGLGRQIDLLRCDLTDTLKPLSSSNEMGDENPLPPNIEKRLNRLQDSLEATISNLRLLSRDLQPKILSDLGLIAALEGLAGDISRHSGVKVKTTLNEDVAGILNPPQELNLYRVAQEALYNIVKHSKAQNACIKLTLLEDSIRLVISDDGCGFAIPEDINRLAIGGGLGVINMRQRARESGGHLKIESKPGQGTVLDLQISLSNPQNK; from the coding sequence ATGTTGAGTATAGATCGGGATAATCGAGATCGCAAAGCAGCCCAATTGCGAGCGGTTATGCAAGTCAGCCGGAAAATTAATACCACCCTCGATCTCGAACAACTGCTGATAGAAACGGTTGATTTAATAAAAAAGACCTTTGATTTCGATGTAGTGTCAGTATATTTGCTAGATCAGTACGACCGCAATTACATTTTTCATACTGCTTGTTCTGAGGCAGATCGGGCTAATAATAATATCTGCCTACATGCCAAGCGTATGCATATCAGCCAAGGTATGGTCGGCTGGGTGGTGCGCAATGAGCAGACCCGTCTGGCGAACGATGTGAGCCGCGACCCCTATTATATTCATTGCATTGATACTCAGGCTGAACTGGATATGCCCCTTAAAGTCAACGATCGCTGTATCGGGGTTTTGAATATCGAACAACCTCATATTGATGCGTTTGACCCAGAAGATGTGCCTGTGCTGGAAATTCTGGCAGAGCAGATTGCTACCGCCATTGATAACGCCCGTTTGCACGCCCGCGCTCGCGAAGCAGCAGTGGCAGAGGAACGTAATCGCCTCGCTCGTGAACTGCACGATGATACGGTACAGGGCTTGATAGGGCTTGGGCGGCAGATTGACCTGTTACGGTGTGATCTGACCGATACCCTGAAGCCTTTATCAAGTAGCAATGAAATGGGTGATGAGAACCCGCTACCTCCTAATATTGAGAAACGACTTAATCGTTTACAGGATAGTTTAGAAGCCACTATCAGCAATCTGCGCTTATTGAGCCGCGACTTACAACCGAAGATTTTGAGCGATTTGGGTTTGATTGCAGCGTTAGAGGGTTTGGCGGGGGACATTTCACGCCATTCCGGGGTAAAGGTAAAAACTACTCTTAACGAGGATGTTGCTGGTATACTTAATCCACCCCAAGAATTAAATCTTTACCGAGTAGCCCAAGAAGCGCTATACAATATTGTGAAGCATTCAAAAGCGCAAAACGCATGCATCAAACTTACTCTGTTGGAAGATTCTATCCGGTTGGTAATTTCGGATGATGGCTGTGGTTTCGCAATTCCAGAAGATATAAACCGATTGGCAATTGGTGGTGGTTTAGGGGTTATCAACATGCGACAACGCGCCCGTGAATCCGGTGGTCATCTCAAGATTGAGAGCAAACCGGGACAGGGTACGGTACTTGATTTACAAATTTCACTGAGCAATCCCCAAAATAAATAG